In Apium graveolens cultivar Ventura chromosome 10, ASM990537v1, whole genome shotgun sequence, the following are encoded in one genomic region:
- the LOC141692826 gene encoding zinc finger A20 and AN1 domain-containing stress-associated protein 4-like: MAEEHGFQSPEGHRLCANNCGFFGSPATLNFCSKCYRDISMKAEQEKSAKSAVENSLFPAPAPPMVFPSSSATFSPEVDRRVIEEAAATSAEVPAVMVKPNRCSSCRKRVGLMGFTCKCGVTFCGTHRYPEQHGCTFDFKAVGREAIARDNPLVKADKLDKI, translated from the coding sequence ATGGCCGAAGAACACGGATTTCAATCGCCGGAAGGTCACCGTCTCTGCGCCAACAACTGCGGCTTTTTCGGAAGTCCGGCGACTCTAAATTTCTGTTCCAAATGTTACCGTGACATCTCGATGAAGGCTGAACAAGAGAAATCGGCTAAATCCGCCGTCGAGAACTCGCTTTTCCCGGCTCCTGCGCCTCCGATGGTGTTTCCGTCTTCTTCGGCGACTTTTTCGCCGGAAGTTGACCGGCGAGTAATCGAAGAGGCGGCGGCCACTTCAGCGGAGGTACCAGCGGTGATGGTGAAACCGAACCGGTGCTCATCGTGCAGGAAACGGGTCGGGTTGATGGGATTTACGTGCAAGTGTGGGGTTACGTTCTGTGGGACCCACAGGTACCCGGAGCAACACGGATGCACCTTTGATTTCAAAGCGGTTGGGAGAGAGGCGATCGCCAGGGATAATCCTCTGGTTAAGGCTGATAAACTGGACAAGATCTGA